In Prochlorococcus marinus str. MIT 1214, one DNA window encodes the following:
- a CDS encoding diacylglycerol/polyprenol kinase family protein, protein MPIQIAIFVIALWITIILLIAFLCKRYFPKKEELSRKIIHIGTGPVILLAWLFDIPKNIAFLTALLITLALGVNYQYRLLPAIEDIERKSFGTIAYGISITLLLLFFWPRYASSISIGVLSMAFGDGLAGLIGRSITSPKWSILGQTKSIIGTLTMGSVVAITTSIISSTNHLGIQPLEIIVISLIATFLEQISPWGIDNLTVPIGVTCIGIWLVGI, encoded by the coding sequence TTGCCTATTCAAATAGCTATTTTTGTTATTGCGTTATGGATAACTATAATTTTATTAATTGCATTTTTATGTAAAAGATATTTTCCTAAAAAAGAAGAGTTAAGTCGAAAAATTATTCATATTGGAACAGGGCCTGTCATTCTTTTAGCATGGTTATTTGATATACCAAAAAATATAGCTTTCTTAACTGCATTATTGATAACCCTAGCCTTAGGTGTTAATTATCAATATCGCTTATTACCTGCTATTGAGGATATCGAGAGAAAAAGTTTTGGAACAATTGCATATGGTATCAGCATCACACTTTTACTTTTATTTTTCTGGCCTCGCTATGCATCATCTATTTCCATAGGAGTACTATCAATGGCTTTTGGTGATGGATTGGCAGGTTTAATTGGAAGGTCTATTACCTCTCCTAAATGGTCAATACTGGGTCAAACAAAATCGATTATTGGAACATTAACAATGGGTTCAGTAGTAGCTATAACGACTTCAATTATCTCTTCAACTAATCATTTAGGAATACAACCTCTAGAAATTATAGTCATCTCGCTAATAGCAACTTTTTTAGAACAAATAAGTCCTTGGGGTATTGATAATTTAACTGTTCCTATTGGAGTAACTTGTATAGGGATATGGTTAGTAGGAATATAA
- a CDS encoding 3-deoxy-7-phosphoheptulonate synthase, whose protein sequence is MSTSSYFSMVDSTSDLHVVETRPLMSPALLHRDLPLDKAASGVVSNTRKKIQSILHGIDPRMLVIVGPCSVHDVDAAIEYANRLAPLREKYSQNLEIVMRVYFEKPRTTVGWKGLINDPHLDNSYDINTGLRKARGLLLDLAKKGMPAATELLDPVVPQYIADLISWTAIGARTTESQTHREMASGLSMPVGYKNGTDGTATIAINAMQAASKPHHFLGINNDGHASIVSTTGNPDGHLVLRGGKNGTNYHFDAINLIADELAQSKMPGKVMVDCSHGNSNKDFRRQSEVLRDVASQLKGGSKNIMGVMIESHLVEGNQKLNADLSKLTYGQSVTDACINFSTTEVLLEELAESVQ, encoded by the coding sequence ATGTCCACCTCATCATATTTTTCAATGGTGGATAGCACCTCAGACCTTCATGTTGTCGAGACTCGTCCATTAATGTCACCAGCATTACTTCATAGAGATTTGCCTTTAGATAAGGCAGCCTCTGGAGTGGTCTCTAATACTCGCAAAAAGATTCAATCAATTCTTCATGGTATTGATCCAAGAATGTTGGTGATTGTTGGACCATGCTCGGTTCATGATGTTGATGCTGCTATTGAATATGCAAATCGCTTAGCCCCATTGAGGGAGAAATATAGTCAGAATTTAGAAATTGTTATGCGTGTTTATTTTGAGAAACCTCGCACAACTGTTGGTTGGAAAGGACTTATTAATGACCCTCATCTTGATAATTCTTACGATATTAATACAGGCTTAAGAAAGGCAAGAGGTCTATTACTTGATTTAGCTAAAAAAGGAATGCCTGCTGCAACTGAATTACTTGATCCAGTTGTTCCTCAATATATTGCTGATTTAATTAGTTGGACTGCTATTGGAGCAAGAACGACAGAGAGTCAGACTCATCGTGAAATGGCTTCTGGATTATCAATGCCGGTTGGTTATAAGAATGGTACGGATGGGACTGCAACGATAGCGATTAATGCAATGCAAGCGGCTTCAAAACCTCATCATTTTTTAGGAATTAATAACGATGGTCACGCTTCGATAGTTAGTACTACAGGCAATCCAGATGGTCATCTTGTTTTAAGAGGTGGTAAGAATGGAACTAATTATCATTTTGATGCAATTAATTTAATTGCAGATGAATTGGCACAATCTAAGATGCCTGGAAAAGTCATGGTTGATTGTAGTCATGGCAATTCAAATAAGGATTTTCGTAGACAATCAGAAGTTTTACGGGATGTTGCATCACAGTTAAAAGGTGGATCAAAGAACATAATGGGCGTAATGATTGAAAGTCATCTTGTTGAGGGTAATCAGAAATTAAATGCAGACTTGTCAAAACTGACCTATGGGCAAAGTGTTACGGATGCATGTATAAACTTCTCTACAACTGAAGTTTTATTAGAAGAACTTGCTGAATCAGTCCAATAG
- the acnB gene encoding bifunctional aconitate hydratase 2/2-methylisocitrate dehydratase yields the protein MLKNYLSHVADREALGIPPLPLDAKQTKDLTEFLEKPDKEFDQNFLVDLLVNRIPPGVDQASYVKATWLSSIAQEESKSPLVSPLKATELLGTMIGGYNVAALIEILKSNNKELAASACDGLSNTLLVYDALNDILELAKTNIYAEKVINSWSNGEWFTNKRPLAEEITVTVFKVEGETNTDDLSPATHATTRPDIPLHALAMLETRDQNGLRTIEKLKEKGHAIAYVGDVVGTGSSRKSAINSVLWHTGQDIPYIPNKRGGGVIIGGKIAPIFFNTAEDSGALPIECDVSNLKTGDVITIFPYKGEVRRSTHETNNGELLSKFDLKPQTITDEVRAGGRIPLMIGRALTDKVRTKLKLPPSTLFIRPGQPPASKYGFTQAQKIVGKACGLEGVLPGASCEPIMTTVGSQDTTGPMTRDEMKELACLGFSADLVMQSFCHTAAYPKPVDIKTQKELPDFFAERGGVALKPGDGIIHSWLNRMLLPDTVGTGGDSHTRFPLGISFPGGSGVVAFAAAIGSMPLDMPESVLVRFKGSLQAGVTLRDVVNAIPWMAIQQGLLTVAKENKVNVFNGKILEIEGLPDLKLEQAFELTDASAERSCAGCTIQLSKSTISEYLKSNIVLLKNMIARGYKDARTISRRIKEMEDWLKKPDLLSADSNSQYSEIIEIDLNELKEPVLACPNDPDNVKLLNEIAGTPIQEVFIGSCMTNIGHYRAAAKILEGEGKIAARLWVCPPTRMDEEILKKEGYYEIFEKAGSRMEMPGCSLCMGNQARVEDNSTVFSTSTRNFNNRLGKGAQVFLGSAELAAVCALLGHIPTTDEYLRIASKKVSPLTDEIYRYLNFDEIPNFIEDGRVITKEEEASILQI from the coding sequence ATGCTAAAAAATTACTTATCACATGTTGCAGATCGAGAAGCGCTTGGGATCCCTCCGCTTCCTTTAGATGCAAAACAAACTAAAGATTTAACTGAATTTTTAGAAAAACCAGATAAAGAATTCGATCAAAACTTCTTAGTTGATCTTCTTGTGAATCGAATTCCTCCTGGGGTTGATCAAGCCTCCTATGTCAAAGCAACTTGGCTGAGCTCAATTGCTCAAGAAGAATCAAAAAGTCCATTAGTAAGCCCTTTAAAAGCAACTGAGCTTTTGGGTACAATGATTGGCGGATATAATGTAGCAGCATTAATTGAAATACTAAAATCTAATAATAAGGAATTAGCAGCTTCAGCCTGCGATGGATTAAGTAATACTCTTTTAGTTTATGATGCGCTAAATGATATTTTAGAATTAGCAAAAACTAATATTTATGCAGAAAAAGTTATAAATAGCTGGTCCAATGGAGAATGGTTCACCAATAAACGACCTTTAGCTGAGGAAATAACAGTAACAGTATTTAAAGTTGAAGGAGAAACAAATACAGACGATCTCTCTCCAGCAACTCATGCCACAACAAGACCAGATATTCCTTTACATGCTCTAGCAATGCTAGAGACACGAGATCAAAATGGTTTAAGAACTATTGAAAAATTAAAAGAGAAAGGACATGCGATTGCATATGTTGGCGATGTAGTTGGAACAGGAAGCTCTCGAAAATCAGCAATAAACTCTGTCCTTTGGCATACAGGACAAGACATACCATACATACCAAATAAACGAGGAGGTGGCGTTATAATAGGAGGCAAAATTGCTCCTATTTTCTTTAATACTGCAGAAGATTCAGGTGCACTTCCAATTGAATGCGATGTAAGCAATCTCAAAACAGGAGATGTTATCACTATTTTCCCTTACAAAGGAGAAGTTAGAAGAAGTACACATGAAACAAACAATGGAGAACTTCTATCAAAATTTGACTTAAAACCACAAACTATTACTGATGAAGTAAGAGCAGGTGGGCGAATTCCTTTAATGATTGGAAGAGCTTTGACAGACAAAGTTAGAACAAAATTAAAACTTCCTCCCTCTACTCTTTTTATTCGTCCTGGTCAGCCACCTGCATCAAAATATGGGTTTACACAAGCTCAAAAAATTGTTGGAAAAGCTTGCGGTTTAGAAGGCGTGCTCCCTGGCGCAAGTTGTGAGCCAATAATGACAACGGTTGGTAGTCAAGATACTACTGGTCCAATGACTAGAGATGAAATGAAAGAATTAGCCTGTTTAGGATTTTCTGCTGATTTAGTTATGCAGAGTTTCTGTCACACGGCAGCATATCCCAAGCCCGTTGATATCAAAACTCAAAAAGAACTCCCTGATTTTTTTGCTGAAAGAGGAGGAGTAGCATTAAAACCTGGTGATGGCATTATTCACAGTTGGCTAAATAGGATGCTTTTACCAGACACTGTCGGGACAGGTGGTGATAGTCATACTCGCTTCCCATTGGGCATCTCATTTCCTGGAGGTTCGGGAGTTGTGGCATTTGCTGCAGCCATTGGTTCCATGCCTTTAGATATGCCGGAGTCAGTTCTCGTAAGGTTTAAAGGGTCTTTACAAGCTGGTGTAACCTTAAGAGATGTAGTTAATGCCATTCCGTGGATGGCCATACAACAAGGTCTGCTGACTGTCGCGAAAGAGAACAAAGTTAATGTGTTTAATGGAAAAATACTAGAAATTGAAGGTCTACCAGACCTAAAATTAGAGCAAGCCTTTGAGTTGACTGATGCAAGCGCAGAAAGATCTTGTGCAGGATGTACTATTCAACTCTCTAAATCAACAATCAGTGAGTATTTAAAAAGCAATATTGTTTTACTTAAAAATATGATTGCTAGGGGATATAAAGACGCAAGAACAATAAGTAGAAGAATTAAAGAAATGGAAGATTGGCTAAAAAAACCAGATTTACTATCAGCCGACTCCAATTCTCAATACTCAGAAATCATCGAAATAGACTTGAATGAACTCAAAGAACCTGTTTTAGCTTGCCCTAATGATCCTGATAACGTCAAACTATTAAACGAAATCGCAGGCACTCCGATTCAAGAAGTTTTTATAGGTTCATGTATGACTAATATTGGTCATTATCGAGCCGCCGCAAAAATTCTTGAAGGAGAAGGGAAGATAGCAGCAAGATTATGGGTATGTCCGCCAACACGAATGGACGAGGAAATTTTGAAAAAAGAAGGGTACTACGAGATCTTTGAAAAAGCTGGTAGCCGCATGGAAATGCCTGGTTGTTCTCTGTGCATGGGCAATCAAGCTCGTGTAGAAGATAACTCAACTGTTTTCTCAACCAGTACAAGAAATTTCAACAACAGATTAGGGAAAGGTGCTCAGGTGTTCTTAGGAAGTGCAGAACTGGCTGCTGTTTGCGCTTTGTTGGGTCATATACCTACAACTGATGAATATCTTAGAATCGCTTCGAAAAAAGTTTCCCCTTTAACTGACGAAATATACAGATACTTAAACTTTGATGAAATACCAAACTTTATTGAAGATGGACGTGTAATAACAAAAGAAGAAGAGGCCTCTATTTTACAAATCTAA
- a CDS encoding ClC family H(+)/Cl(-) exchange transporter, whose product MINSQSRNPIKKKSSQSIKKLLQRKWLNVILALILTGLGAALTGILFKTGIHALEDYRSNLLAYMPRWIVLPILGALGGLISGLLIQNFAPAAKGAGVSHIIAFLRHKPVPMGLRVGIVKLFAGIIAIGSGFPLGPEGPAVQMGGSVAWKMAKWLKAPISFRRVIVAAGGGAGIAAIFSAPIGGFIYAIEELLNSARPVVLLLVVVTTFWADSCADILQAIGLDQKAGGFINNLGFQLERAYTPVIEFFPIDFLYLIVLGILLGFLAEMYCKYVLKMQVLGNKWFKNKTIQRMSLSGLLLGSMYSIIPESFHNIEGLQKIIVNENSSFTLAISIFLILFFASGLAAASGAPGGLFYPMLTLGGAIGLASGIGVETLTGHVPTTYIFAGMGGFVAGCSRTPLTAMFLAFALTKNLLILKPLLITCIASFLTARIFNEHSIYERQITIEEGELI is encoded by the coding sequence ATGATCAACAGTCAAAGTCGAAATCCCATTAAAAAAAAATCAAGTCAAAGCATAAAAAAACTTCTTCAAAGGAAATGGCTCAATGTAATTCTTGCTCTCATACTTACAGGTCTAGGAGCAGCATTAACGGGAATATTATTTAAAACTGGAATTCATGCATTAGAAGATTATCGATCAAATCTTCTTGCATATATGCCTAGATGGATAGTTTTACCCATTTTAGGAGCATTAGGAGGATTGATTTCTGGATTGCTCATTCAAAACTTTGCTCCCGCAGCAAAAGGAGCAGGCGTCAGTCACATCATTGCATTTCTTCGCCATAAGCCAGTCCCTATGGGATTAAGAGTTGGAATCGTCAAACTATTTGCTGGAATAATTGCTATTGGAAGTGGATTTCCACTAGGTCCCGAAGGCCCAGCAGTACAAATGGGAGGATCTGTTGCCTGGAAAATGGCAAAATGGCTAAAAGCCCCTATTTCATTTCGCAGAGTTATTGTTGCAGCAGGAGGAGGTGCGGGAATTGCAGCAATTTTCAGTGCACCTATTGGAGGCTTTATATATGCAATTGAAGAACTTCTAAATTCAGCCAGACCAGTAGTCCTCTTACTAGTAGTAGTAACAACATTCTGGGCAGATAGTTGCGCTGATATTTTGCAAGCGATTGGACTTGATCAAAAAGCTGGTGGATTTATTAATAATTTAGGCTTTCAATTAGAAAGAGCATATACACCAGTAATCGAATTCTTTCCGATAGATTTTTTATACTTAATCGTTTTAGGAATCTTACTTGGATTCTTAGCAGAAATGTATTGCAAATATGTTTTAAAGATGCAAGTCCTAGGAAATAAATGGTTTAAAAATAAAACTATTCAGAGAATGAGTTTGTCAGGATTATTACTCGGCTCAATGTATTCAATAATCCCCGAAAGTTTCCATAATATCGAGGGATTACAAAAGATTATTGTTAATGAAAATAGTAGTTTTACGCTCGCAATAAGTATATTTTTAATTTTATTTTTTGCTTCTGGTTTAGCAGCCGCATCGGGAGCTCCAGGTGGCTTATTTTATCCAATGCTCACCCTTGGAGGAGCGATAGGATTAGCCAGCGGTATAGGAGTAGAAACATTGACGGGCCATGTTCCCACAACTTATATTTTTGCAGGAATGGGTGGATTTGTTGCTGGATGCTCAAGAACCCCATTAACAGCAATGTTTTTAGCATTCGCATTAACTAAAAATCTGTTAATACTTAAGCCACTCTTGATTACATGTATAGCTAGCTTTTTAACTGCCAGAATATTTAATGAACATTCAATTTATGAAAGACAAATTACGATTGAAGAAGGAGAATTAATATAA
- a CDS encoding O-antigen ligase family protein, which yields MIHNAYLLNLKNNFSDNIGWRCFQLGVFCLPSSALISYLLLLVALIDGSFKRRELYLREYWNYPLVFITCLMIIGCIRSHIGWLAWLGLFNWLPFFWCFWGLQPYLLTPERRKKCASWLVLGSFPVLITGFGQLWLGWEGPWQIFDGLIIWFISPGGEPLGRLSGLFDYANIAAAWLSGVWPFCLASVLHPFILGRNRLLPFALLIAFVSAMILTDSRNAWGAIFLGLPLVFGSASWSWLIPLMLICLFPVIIAVLPVFDFGIQQFARSFVPESIWMRLNDMQFVDTRPFEATRIGQWKIGLNLIFEKPWLGWGAAAFSILYPLRTGLSHGHSHNLPLELAISHGLIVSLLINIFVFSLLFMSSFYRIFNNLNLQKNIVVDRAWWTSTLILICFYATDIPLFDSRINILGWILLIGLRCMIYNAKSYDSSLKI from the coding sequence ATGATTCATAATGCTTATTTACTAAATTTAAAAAATAATTTTTCAGACAATATTGGCTGGAGGTGTTTTCAATTAGGCGTATTTTGTTTGCCGTCCAGTGCGTTAATTTCTTATTTATTGTTGCTTGTAGCTCTTATCGACGGAAGCTTTAAAAGAAGGGAACTCTACTTGAGGGAATATTGGAATTATCCGCTAGTGTTTATAACTTGTTTGATGATAATTGGTTGTATTCGTTCTCATATTGGTTGGTTAGCTTGGCTTGGTCTTTTTAATTGGTTGCCATTCTTCTGGTGTTTTTGGGGCTTGCAACCATATTTGTTAACTCCTGAAAGAAGAAAAAAATGTGCTTCTTGGCTTGTGTTAGGAAGTTTCCCTGTTCTAATAACAGGCTTCGGTCAGTTATGGCTTGGATGGGAGGGGCCTTGGCAGATTTTTGATGGTTTGATAATTTGGTTTATTTCTCCAGGAGGAGAGCCTTTAGGTAGATTGTCTGGTTTGTTCGATTACGCGAATATCGCTGCAGCGTGGTTATCCGGCGTATGGCCATTCTGTTTGGCTTCAGTTCTGCATCCTTTTATTCTTGGAAGAAACCGACTTCTTCCCTTTGCTCTTTTAATTGCTTTTGTTTCAGCAATGATTTTGACTGACTCTCGAAACGCATGGGGTGCAATTTTTTTAGGTTTACCATTAGTTTTTGGTTCAGCATCATGGAGTTGGTTAATACCTTTAATGCTTATTTGTCTGTTTCCGGTGATTATTGCTGTTTTACCAGTTTTTGATTTTGGAATTCAACAATTTGCAAGGAGTTTTGTTCCTGAATCTATTTGGATGAGACTTAATGATATGCAATTCGTTGATACTAGACCTTTTGAAGCAACACGTATTGGTCAATGGAAAATAGGACTTAATTTAATTTTTGAAAAACCATGGTTGGGTTGGGGAGCAGCAGCTTTTTCAATTCTTTATCCTTTAAGGACAGGCTTATCACATGGCCACTCTCATAATTTGCCTTTGGAATTAGCAATTAGTCATGGCCTGATAGTTTCTTTGTTGATAAATATATTTGTATTTAGCTTATTATTTATGTCTTCTTTTTATAGAATATTTAATAATTTAAATCTTCAAAAAAATATAGTGGTTGATCGAGCTTGGTGGACTTCTACTTTAATTCTTATTTGTTTTTATGCGACAGATATTCCACTATTTGACAGCAGAATAAATATCTTAGGTTGGATATTATTGATAGGTCTTAGATGCATGATCTATAATGCTAAAAGCTATGATAGTTCATTGAAAATTTGA
- the purU gene encoding formyltetrahydrofolate deformylase, with protein sequence MSLKTVILQFICPDKPGLVSDLASWIASKNGNIRHADHHTDADAKLFLSRIEWDLDGFLLDKHEIKSEVILLEQRLNGKAVLSFSDDFPNVAIFVSKQSHCLVDLLWRVKAGELCMNVPLVISNHSDLEAICSSFSIPFKLIEVDKNHKADSESKILDLLNEYKIDLGVLAKYMQILSSSFLENFPHFINIHHSFLPAFKGAQPYHQAWERGVKLIGATAHYVTKDLDAGPIIEQTISNVSHRDEVSDLIRKGRDLERVALARALRLHLRRQVIVYRGRTAVFT encoded by the coding sequence GTGAGCCTCAAAACAGTAATCTTGCAGTTCATTTGTCCGGATAAGCCAGGACTTGTAAGTGATTTGGCAAGTTGGATAGCAAGTAAAAATGGCAATATTAGACATGCTGATCACCATACAGATGCAGATGCAAAATTGTTTCTCAGCCGAATTGAGTGGGATTTAGATGGATTTCTGCTCGACAAACATGAAATAAAATCTGAAGTAATTTTACTTGAGCAGAGATTGAATGGAAAAGCCGTCTTGAGCTTTTCTGATGATTTTCCTAATGTTGCCATCTTTGTTAGCAAGCAGAGTCATTGTTTAGTTGATCTTTTATGGAGAGTTAAGGCAGGTGAATTATGTATGAATGTCCCTTTAGTTATCTCTAATCATTCAGATTTAGAGGCTATTTGTTCAAGTTTTTCTATTCCTTTTAAGCTTATTGAAGTAGATAAAAATCATAAAGCAGATTCCGAAAGTAAAATTTTAGATTTGTTAAATGAGTATAAAATTGATTTAGGAGTGTTGGCTAAATATATGCAAATTTTAAGTAGTTCATTTTTAGAGAATTTTCCTCATTTTATAAATATTCATCATTCTTTTCTTCCTGCTTTTAAAGGTGCTCAACCATATCATCAGGCTTGGGAAAGAGGTGTAAAATTAATTGGAGCAACAGCGCATTATGTAACTAAGGATCTTGATGCTGGACCCATAATTGAACAGACTATATCTAATGTGAGTCATCGTGATGAAGTATCAGATTTAATAAGAAAGGGAAGAGATTTGGAGAGAGTCGCTTTAGCAAGAGCTTTAAGATTGCATTTAAGAAGACAAGTTATTGTGTATAGGGGAAGAACAGCAGTATTTACATGA
- a CDS encoding FAD-dependent oxidoreductase, with protein MNNQKAEKKQTEISIVGSGIAGIATAFHLGKKGYKVNLIDPTVNSEINNLNPNNGTQASLGVLMGNVYKRSKGRAFLLRNRSMKLWKEWLTQINYYESDFRFEKPLIKLASSEKEYQYMIELISNKKRYGIEILAKNSLNFWNSIFETKLIGGLISYEDGRFNPIQLIKALMQSLDQIKINKIESNVFKISKNSNIYSKKWHIDLENNLSINQDYIVICSALNTQKLIEPLGHELLLEPILGQVVELELENKTTNWKEWPGILNYQSINFIHHRPNHMLIGATIERGTKPSLLDKQKMLNMNNNVPKWIKNAKICHEWNGIRAKPQNEPAPLLKELEPGLLINTGHYRNGIMLAPACAEWIGMKIEEQYKY; from the coding sequence ATGAATAATCAAAAAGCAGAAAAAAAGCAAACCGAAATCTCAATTGTTGGTAGTGGTATAGCAGGAATTGCAACTGCCTTTCACCTAGGGAAAAAAGGTTATAAAGTAAATTTAATTGACCCAACAGTAAACTCAGAAATAAATAATTTAAATCCAAACAATGGAACACAAGCTAGTTTGGGTGTTCTAATGGGAAATGTCTACAAAAGATCAAAAGGTAGAGCTTTTTTGCTAAGAAATAGAAGTATGAAATTATGGAAGGAATGGCTTACTCAAATAAACTATTATGAGTCAGATTTTAGATTTGAAAAACCATTAATTAAATTAGCAAGTTCTGAAAAAGAATATCAATATATGATTGAATTAATTAGTAATAAAAAAAGATATGGAATTGAGATTTTAGCAAAAAATTCTTTAAATTTTTGGAATTCTATATTTGAAACAAAATTAATAGGAGGATTAATATCGTATGAAGATGGGCGATTCAATCCAATACAATTAATAAAAGCATTAATGCAAAGTCTTGATCAAATAAAGATCAATAAAATCGAAAGTAATGTTTTTAAAATAAGCAAAAATAGTAATATATACAGCAAAAAGTGGCATATCGATTTAGAAAATAACCTATCTATTAATCAAGACTATATTGTGATTTGTTCTGCTTTAAATACTCAAAAATTAATAGAACCATTAGGCCATGAATTACTTTTAGAGCCAATATTAGGACAAGTTGTTGAATTAGAATTAGAGAATAAAACTACGAATTGGAAAGAATGGCCTGGAATATTAAATTATCAATCTATAAACTTTATACACCATCGTCCTAATCACATGCTCATAGGGGCAACTATCGAAAGAGGTACTAAACCAAGTCTCTTAGATAAACAAAAAATGTTAAATATGAACAACAATGTTCCAAAGTGGATAAAAAATGCAAAAATCTGCCATGAATGGAATGGAATAAGAGCTAAGCCTCAAAACGAACCTGCTCCGTTATTAAAAGAATTAGAACCTGGTTTATTAATTAATACAGGTCACTACAGAAATGGTATTATGCTAGCTCCTGCGTGCGCTGAGTGGATTGGAATGAAAATAGAGGAACAATATAAATATTGA
- the dnaK gene encoding molecular chaperone DnaK: MGKVVGIDLGTTNSCVAVMEGGKPTVIANAEGFRTTPSVVAYTKNQDQLVGQIAKRQAVMNPENTFYSSKRFVGRRVDEVNDESKEVSYGIEKAGSNVKLKCPILDKQFSPEEVSAQVLRKLSDDAGKYLGETVTQAVITVPAYFNDSQRQATKDAGKIAGLEVLRIINEPTAAALAYGLDKKSNERILVFDLGGGTFDVSVLEVGDGVFEVLSTSGDTHLGGDDFDRVIVDHLASTFKSNEGIDLRQDKQALQRLTEAAEKAKIELSNATQSEINLPFITATPEGPKHLDLTLTRGKFEELASNLIDRCRVPVEQALKDAKLSTGEIDEIVMVGGSTRMPAVKELVKRVTTKDPNQTVNPDEVVAVGAAIQGGVLAGEVKDILLLDVTPLSLGVETLGGVMTKMISRNTTVPTKKAETYSTAVDGQTNVEIHVLQGEREMASDNKSLGTFRLDGIPPAPRGVPQIEVTFDIDANGILSVNAKDKGSGKEQSISITGASTLSDNEVDKMVKDAEMNASADKEKREKIDIKNQAETLVYQAEKQIGELGDKVDEAAKEKVEEKRVKLKEATEKDDYESMKTLVEELQQELYSLGASVYQQANAASQAAEDSSADSSKVDGDDVIDADFTETK; this comes from the coding sequence ATGGGGAAGGTTGTTGGAATCGATCTAGGAACTACAAATAGTTGTGTTGCTGTTATGGAAGGCGGTAAGCCTACAGTAATAGCAAATGCTGAAGGATTTAGAACAACTCCATCTGTTGTTGCTTATACAAAGAACCAAGATCAATTGGTTGGACAAATTGCTAAGCGTCAAGCTGTGATGAATCCAGAAAATACTTTTTATTCTTCTAAAAGATTTGTTGGACGTAGAGTTGATGAAGTAAATGATGAATCAAAAGAAGTTAGCTACGGAATTGAAAAAGCGGGCTCCAATGTCAAACTAAAATGCCCAATACTTGATAAGCAGTTTTCTCCTGAAGAAGTAAGTGCTCAAGTTTTAAGAAAACTTTCTGATGATGCAGGTAAATATTTAGGTGAAACAGTTACTCAAGCAGTAATTACAGTTCCTGCTTACTTCAATGATTCTCAGAGACAAGCAACAAAAGATGCAGGAAAGATTGCAGGTTTGGAAGTTCTCAGGATTATCAATGAGCCTACTGCTGCTGCTTTAGCCTATGGATTGGATAAAAAAAGCAATGAAAGAATATTAGTCTTTGATTTGGGTGGAGGTACTTTCGACGTATCTGTATTAGAAGTAGGCGATGGAGTATTCGAAGTACTCTCTACATCTGGCGATACTCATTTAGGTGGAGACGATTTTGACAGAGTTATAGTTGACCATTTGGCTTCAACATTCAAGAGTAATGAAGGTATTGATCTACGCCAAGACAAACAAGCATTGCAACGTTTAACTGAAGCAGCTGAAAAAGCCAAGATTGAATTATCAAATGCTACTCAAAGTGAAATCAATCTTCCATTTATCACCGCCACTCCCGAAGGTCCTAAGCATCTTGATTTGACCCTCACAAGAGGTAAGTTCGAGGAACTAGCTTCAAATCTTATCGATCGCTGCAGGGTCCCTGTAGAGCAAGCTTTGAAAGATGCAAAATTATCTACTGGAGAAATAGATGAAATTGTTATGGTTGGAGGCTCTACCCGAATGCCAGCGGTTAAAGAGTTAGTAAAAAGAGTAACTACTAAAGATCCAAATCAAACAGTTAATCCAGATGAAGTAGTAGCGGTTGGAGCCGCTATTCAAGGTGGAGTTCTTGCTGGAGAAGTTAAAGATATTTTGCTACTTGATGTCACTCCATTATCTCTTGGAGTGGAGACTTTGGGTGGGGTTATGACCAAAATGATTTCAAGAAATACTACTGTTCCCACTAAAAAAGCTGAAACTTATTCAACCGCAGTTGATGGTCAAACGAATGTAGAAATTCACGTCTTACAAGGTGAACGTGAAATGGCTTCTGATAACAAAAGTCTTGGAACCTTTCGTTTAGATGGAATTCCTCCTGCTCCTCGGGGTGTGCCTCAAATTGAAGTAACTTTTGATATTGACGCTAATGGAATTCTCAGTGTTAATGCGAAAGACAAAGGTAGTGGTAAAGAGCAAAGTATCTCTATTACTGGAGCATCCACCTTGTCGGATAACGAAGTTGATAAAATGGTTAAAGACGCAGAAATGAATGCTTCTGCTGATAAAGAAAAGCGTGAAAAAATTGATATTAAGAATCAAGCTGAAACACTTGTTTATCAGGCTGAAAAACAAATAGGTGAGCTTGGAGATAAAGTTGATGAAGCAGCCAAAGAGAAAGTAGAAGAGAAACGTGTAAAGTTGAAAGAGGCTACCGAAAAAGATGATTATGAAAGCATGAAGACTTTAGTTGAGGAGCTTCAACAAGAATTGTATTCTTTGGGAGCTTCTGTATATCAACAAGCAAATGCTGCTTCTCAAGCTGCTGAGGACTCCAGTGCTGATAGTAGTAAAGTTGATGGAGATGATGTAATTGATGCTGATTTTACTGAAACCAAGTAA